A segment of the bacterium genome:
TACGCGATCAGAAAAATTGAAGAATTATTTTAAAGCATTTATGTGGTACGGAAGGATAAGTATGATACTCAAAGGGAGCCCGGATATACCTCCCGGGGAAACGGATCAGAATGACAAAAAAGGTTTTATCTCTGCTTATGATGCTAAAATTCAAACAATGCAAGCCTGTCTTATTGCATCTATGTTTGCTGAAAATAAAGAGGTGAAAGATAAATGGGACAGGATTTATTCAGTAACAGCCTTTTATGTTGGTTTGTCGGATGATCTTGGTCCTTATGAATATCTTGAGGCAATGAACGATGTGTTTGGCGATAAATTTGATCCTAACGAACTAACTGATGAAAATATTATAAAACTTAAAACGAAATTGGCAGAGTATAGGACTCCTGAAATTTATGGTGGAACCGGGATGCAATATGTGAGTGCTGCTGGTGGTCCTGATGAAGTTTTGGCGAACACCCAGGGTTTCAGATTAATGGGGCAGAGATTTATCCCTGATTCTTATATGTTTCAGAACCTTGTTTTTGGATATGTCACTAAATATCTGGGAAATGAAGAGCCTTTTACAATGGTTTTTATTGATGGTGTTGGCCCTGCCAGAGGATTTCCACGAGGGCTGGATGTGATGTCATTGCTTGGGTCAAAGAGAGCGATGGAAATTTTACAAGAAGGTGACGATACGAATTATGAAGGTTATGCAGAACAGTACGCAAAACTGAAAGAGGAATTTGATGGTTTTACTGCAGAGGAGTGGAATAAAAATCTTTATTGGTCCTGGCTTTATGCGCTAAAACCTCTATTACAAGAGTATGGGAATGGTTATCCGACGTTTATGCAGACAAAAGCGTGGCAGGATAAAGAATTATCTACCTGCCTATCTTCGTGGGCAGAGTTGCGGCATGATACTATTCTTTATGCAAAGCAGAGCTATACTATGTTTGAAAAGTCTATTGCCCCTTTACCACCTGAGAAACCTGTTGTTGGCTATGTCGAGCCAGTACCGGAATTCTATAACAGGTTATTAACTTTGACGCGGATGACGAATAATGGCTTAAGCGATATGAACGTTCTGGACAATTCTGCAAAATACCGCCTGGAAAGTCTGGAGAAGATACTTGAAAGGTTAAGAGATATATCTGCGAAAG
Coding sequences within it:
- a CDS encoding DUF3160 domain-containing protein, translating into MKRIISNRKLRFAIVVLIVGMMLISGCNKQPVSDQEPSTLKTEPVDLSDIQTEKLSFVKHYFLESLDITVQVPQYNLPLETSRISNFNSFLSEIELSNEALKKLQANGFVVIDNPFNPGEEDITEPYKNLKEVETPIFITSDSLLHLYHIQFDETLRQIEEREFYDDIWNISKILLEDSIEKYKNSTGDLKEASRRSVAYFAVGLELLKPKIDQVKRSEEGMQDDAFFTPEEGKEYTFIVPDFVKGDVEEELKLIAKHEGFHESPIFIYNEDYSQYVPRGHYTRSEKLKNYFKAFMWYGRISMILKGSPDIPPGETDQNDKKGFISAYDAKIQTMQACLIASMFAENKEVKDKWDRIYSVTAFYVGLSDDLGPYEYLEAMNDVFGDKFDPNELTDENIIKLKTKLAEYRTPEIYGGTGMQYVSAAGGPDEVLANTQGFRLMGQRFIPDSYMFQNLVFGYVTKYLGNEEPFTMVFIDGVGPARGFPRGLDVMSLLGSKRAMEILQEGDDTNYEGYAEQYAKLKEEFDGFTAEEWNKNLYWSWLYALKPLLQEYGNGYPTFMQTKAWQDKELSTCLSSWAELRHDTILYAKQSYTMFEKSIAPLPPEKPVVGYVEPVPEFYNRLLTLTRMTNNGLSDMNVLDNSAKYRLESLEKILERLRDISAKELENKELTEEDYEFIKNFGEELNSVIQDVEDKAKKTTIVADVHTDGNTQQVLEEGNGYVKLIIVAYKVPDGR